The Ursus arctos isolate Adak ecotype North America unplaced genomic scaffold, UrsArc2.0 scaffold_18, whole genome shotgun sequence genomic sequence gtctttgtaattttgttttcctgtgtgtCCTTTGTCAATACGCAGACGGTTTCTACTTGTGTAGAAAATTAAGGTAGAATGGAAACAAACTCAGGTAAGTCACCTGGCTGgtcttgggtggctcatttggttaagtgtctggccattgatttcagctcaagtcatgatctcagggtcatgagatcaagccctgctttggctCAAGAttgctgtggagcctgcttaaggctctctttctcccaccccttctgccctcccccccaaatagaataaaataaataaaaggtaataatcACCTGAATGAAAATGTGTGATATCCGGgacataatttaaaatgtatttcaaggggtgcatgggtggctcagtcggttaagcctctgacttggtttcatctcaggtcttgatctcagggtcatgagatcgagccccaggtcaggctctcgctagcatggagtctgcttaagactccctctccctctccctctctcctccccagctaaaataaataaatctttttaaaaatcctttttttaaaaaaaaggtaaaaaaatgtatttcaaaataatttcgtGGGTTTGGAGTGGTGTGCGGGTGAAATGAAATTGGCCGAGTGGTGATAATCGTTGAACCTCATGATGGCTGGTGGGCTTCTTGAGACTGTTCTCCCCTTAGTATGGGCTTGACATTCCTGACAGccaagctttttttctttttttaagattttttatttacatatttgaggGTGAGgggcacgagctgggggaggggcagagggagaagcagactccccagtgagagGAGAgccctgatgctgggctcgatcccaggaccctgagatcatgacctgagccgaaggcagaggcttcaacaactgagccccccatgTGCCCCCAACATCCTACCTTAATGAGGTAATCGCCTGAGCATCTTGGCCCGGTGCCAACAGAGAGAGGCTTGACCATAGCTGGTGCTAGAACCCTCACTTCTGACCCCCGTGCTATAGGACAGTGCTGTTCAGTAATGTCCATTTTCCCTTCACCCAGCTGTCATCCTGATGCTTCTGGGCCAAACGTGCTCCGTCAGAGGGTGGCAGGACAGGGTTCATGGGGCCCGGAGTTCCAGCTCTGTCCTTCCAAGCTCTGACTCTAGGTAGGTCTCTGGCTGTTGTCAGTTACTCCGTAGGAAATTGGTTCCTTCCTCGTGGGATTGTTTTGACGGCTAAGGAAGTGAATCGTAGAAGTCAGTAAGTGTAGGCGTTGCCTGACAGCTGTCCAAGCGTGTCCTGTGTGGCTGACCTGCCCGCCCCACTCCTGCCTGACGGTTTTCCGTTTTCCACGGGCTGTCGGGTGCTGTGTGTGACTCGATGCGGTTGTGAGACCGGCAGCCTCACCACTTTCGGCTTCCCCCGGCTTCCGAGCTGCGGGCCCCGGGGCCTCTCTGAGCTCTCTGCAGCAGTtgctgcccctgctcctgcccggCTGTCAGCCTGAGAACACAGGTGCTGAGATTCTCCCCCAACCCGTAACACAGATTCCAGGGAGAGGCACCCCCACGTGGGCTGCTGGCGTCACCAGctggcgggctccctgcttggtccGGCAGGCCCGTGCCTGGGGTCCTCTTGGTGCTCCAGCCCACCGCAGCTCTCTCTGCCCCAGGGAAGGCTACAACAATCCCCCCGTCTCAGGAGAGAACCTGATTGGCCTGAGCAGGGCCCGGCGCCCCCACAACGCCATCTTTGTCAACTTTGAGGAGGACGAGGTGCCCACGCAGCCGCTGGAGGCCGCAGTCCAGACGTGGAGGAAAATCTCCACCAACCCCATGGAccggaaggtggaggaggagctgAGGAAGGTGAGCTCGGGGCTCGCTTCTGCACTGACCACCTCCCGTTTACCCACCTGGGCCCTTCCCTCGTTTTGCCCATGGCTctactgactttttaaaactgGTTCATCAGCATATGGGAACGTATCATCTCCAGATGTCACATCTCAAAGCCACGCCAAGATAAGCCCTACATTCCCAAGGTTGAAAATACTCCTTAGAATTTTCTTGAGAGGTCTCTTAGGGGTGGTAAGCAGTTGTTGCGTTGTCTGCTCGTGACTTCACAGTGGAGCTCTGGGGTTCAAGAAGCTTTCATTTATCCATCACTAGTGGCAAGAAAGCAgatggagcacctactgtgtgcccccTGATGCTTCATCCCCGTTAGTGCTGCAGGGGACAGAGCGGCCTTCCGCCTGCACCCTGGCTGGCAGGTCCTGGGAGGAGTCAGCGGGGCCTCTGTTGCTCATGCCTTCCCGGGCATGGATGGCAGGTTCTCGGGGAGGCCACCCTGCTGCTGACGGAGGCTTACCTCTGCCCTTGCTGAAGCAGACTGTTTCCTTGCGGGGTTTATTTCTTAAAGAGACTGTATGGACACCTGACTGGCCTCAGCAATCACTGGTCACTGGAGGGGAACCATGGGGGACCACTATCCGAGGGCCCTGCTAGTCCTCCAGACACAGCCCAATCCCCAGCCCACGCAAgcgctccagccacactggcctggTACAGTTCTCCCTTGGGCCAGGCCATCCTCTTCAGCCTTCACGACGTCCCAACTGAGGCTCCACCCTCTAGGTTGGGGCTCGGGGTCCCAGAACTCTGGCATGTTCCCCTCTTGGCCCTGCTCTGGCTCCTTTGGTCATCTGCCTCCCCCACCGTCCTGTGAGCTGcatgaggacagagaccatgTCCTTCGTGGTCATTTCAGGCACACAGGCTGGGTGTGGTGTGCAGTCGGTGCAGCCGTTCCTAGAGGCTGCCCCTTGCCTGGTCAGCCCCTGCTCTCCAGCtgctctccagctcctctcccgaAGGGTCTGCTGGGGACCAGACCATGCTGGAGAGTCTGAGCCAGGCAGGCGGGAAGCTGCTGGTGCTCATTTCAGTCTCTGCCTTGACCCCCCAGCTGTTTGAAATCCGTCCCATCTGGTCACGAAACGCCGTCAAGGCCAACATCAGCGTCCACCCTGACAAGCTCAAGGTCTTGCTGCCCTTCATGGCCTATTACATGGTGAGTGCCTGCCCAGCCTCTCGCCTTCGTTCCCACCAGGGTCGCCCTGATCACTGATACGATCTCTCAGAGCTACAGCCAGAGCAAGTGCCCTCGGGCACCCTGGGCACCGCGGGCAGCTCATTATAGCCCCAGGAAGTCCCTCCACCATCTCCTAGTAACGGTAGCTATACTGGGATGATTTTAGGAGTAAAGAGTAATTATGTACTTTTAAATAAAGGGATTATACGTTTTTAAATGCTCTTGTATTGAGAACGTTCTAAGGACCAGATGCTGGATTAAGTGCTGTGTACCtattatatcctttttttcttccctggggGGTGGCAGCAGCATTCCCTTCTTACCTCTGAGGCAgagccaggctcagagaggtgactcGATGTGCCAAGGTCCTCTAGCCAGCACGTGACAGAGCCACTTGGGACCCCAGCCTGTTTGGCGCAGAGCCCAGGCCCCCTAACCACAGGTCTACCAGCCTTGGCTCATTCTGCCTGGGTtgagtaggggtgggggtgggaggggtaggTCCACCTTGGGCTCAGTCCAGGAGGGCCTGGGGATGGGGTATCATTGCCACGGTTCCCAAAGGTGCTGGAGGAAGGCATCCTACCTGCCAAGGGTCCCTACGTGGAGCCCTGGCGAGGCAAGCCTGAGATGTGACCATGACGGTGATGACAAGTGGAGCACAAGGAAGGCTCATCCCTCCTGTGCTTAGACCCCAGACTTCAGAGAGCCGCTCTTTGTCTTTTAGCATTGGCTTTCTAGACCTAAGGACTTTAGAAGTACTGCTTGTTGGGGTGGCAGAAACATGCACTGGGCACGTCCTGTGTGCCAGGTGGAGTGGTAAGGGCTCCCAGGGCAtcatctcatgtaatcctcacagaAGCGACGGGAAAGGGGCTCCTGTCACCTCCAGCAGGAagaccaaggctcagaaaggccAGACGACCTGCCCAAGGTGACAGAGCCACACACAACAGAGCCAGGGTGGGGTTCCAGAGCTGTGTCCGCCAACTCTCAGTGTGTTCAGCTGCCCCGGCCTGGGCCTGCATCTCTGAGGGAGCCAGGGACCAGCCTTGGCCCCACTTCATACTCCCATCTTTGGTCTCCAGATAACAGGTCCCTGGAGAAGCCTGTGGATCCGATATGGGTATGATCCCCGAAAAAACCCAGATGCCAAGATTTATCAAGTCCTTGATTTCCGAATCCGTTGTGGAATGAAATATGgtaaaaattactaaaacctTGCCTTTCTAGCTTTCTCTTAATATCTTTCTTCTGCTGGCATTCTCTTTCGTAATAAGAATGTATCCATGTGGTGAAGATAAAAAAgcctttcttggggcgcctgggtggctcagtcgttaagcgtctgcctttggctcagggtatgatcccagggtcctgggatcgagccctacatcgagctccctgctctcctgggagcctggttcttcctctcccactccccctgctggtgttgcctctctcactggctgtctctctctctctgtcaaataaataaataaaatctttaaaaataataataatataaataaaataagttaaattaaatttttttaaaaaaaggctttctTTGCTCCTTGGTAAGATCTTTGCAGAATAGCATAGAAATGAAGGTCCCAGCTTGAGTCCTGGCTCCACCGTTGGCCCTCGAGCTGCTGAACCCGTTACTCATCCACTCGGTTATTCCGCTTACTTCCGGTTCCTGAGGTGGGGGCCAGGCACCCAGTAAGCGTGCGGTCCCCGGGCCTGCAGTGAGCCGCTGCACGCAGTCCTGTGTGGTTGGCGCTGGAATGGTGGTTGCTGGTGCCTGGTGCACAGGGGCCTGGCGTCCCTTTCTCAGGAGCTGGCCCCAGCGAACCCCTGGTGCACTGAGCGCGAAGTCAGTTCTGTTCGCCAGAAGGGGCTCTGCGCCCACTTGCACCCGACACGCCCTTCCTCGTCTGCAGGTTACGCCCCGAGTGACATGCCTGTCAAGGCCAAGCGCAGCACCTATAACTACAGCCTTCCCATCACTGTCAAGAAGATGCGTAAGTGCCTCTGCGCGCCCTGCGGGCCACGGCTGATTTGCCCTCACAGAGACGCCGAGGAAGGTGGGCATCTGGACTCTGGGGTACGGTGGGGCTTCCCAAGCGGCCAGCGTGCCGGGGAGGGGTCGGGGAGAAACGTTCCCCTATATTCCAAAGTACTGCGCTGTCCCCTTGCAGCCAGCCCGCTCGTCACCATGCACGACCTGAAGCAGGGCCTGGGCCCATCGGGGATGGCCAGCACACGGAAATCGACCTCCAACAAGTACAAGCTCAAGGTGGGTGCCCCGGTCCCCAAAGCAGAGCAGCCACCCCCCGATTGAGGGCGCAGTGGACCGTGGAGAGGAGGCACCTCCCTCGTGCAGGCTGGGCGCACACGCGCTCCCCGAGTCCCCGGTCTGGGCCACCGGGAAGGGCTCTGACAGGCCGCTCTGCCCACCGGTGCCTTTGCATGACTCCCGGCTTCCAGGACGGCCTTGGGAAGCACGGTGAGAGTTCAGTGTCACCCGCCCAGCGCTGCGGGCACTGAGGGCCGTCTGGGCATGTCTCAGGGAGGGATAGGCGACACTAGCAACTGTGCGTGGCTGCCTTTTGTGAGCCCGTGGCCGCTGCCCAGATGGGCTGAGTGGGGGCGTGCGTGCTGAGCTGtggcagacccccccccccggtgtggGCAGCCGGGGTGCTCATAGCCAAGAGCCCAGGACCCCTCACGGGCTCGCGGGGGTCCTCAGCACACCCGATGGTGGGAGTCTATGGGCCTTCTACCCGCCCAGGCTGCTGCCAgctgcacccccagccctggctcgACTGCCTCGTGGTGGGGGGCACGGGGGGCACAGAGACAGGTGCCGTCGGCGTCCTCTTCTCATGAGGGCAGCCACGTCTTCACCTCAGTGGCCATCTTTCCCCTCAAGCACTCTCACTCGGGCCACCATCCCTACCTCTAGAAAACGGATACTCGGTAAACCCTGTTTCTCAGTGGGCGGCTTGTGGGGCCACAGAACAGGACCTGTTGGTAGGAGGTGGTGAGGAATGAGGGCGGACTGCAGAAGGCTCGCGAAGCTGGCGTGACAGTCCACGCCGTACCATGTGGCCCCAGGCCCGGGGATGTCGGAGCCTCTGCACGCCTGCCCCTGGCTCCCCTGAAtccgggggcggggaggagccAGGCCCGCCAGGTGCGGACCGGCCAGGCAGAGCTCCGAGCTCTGACTCACTGTCCCGCCCTCCCGTCCTCTCCCCAGGACTCGGTCTACGTCTTCCGGGAGGGGGCCTTGCCGCCCTATCGACAGATGTTCTACCAGTTATGTGACTTGAATGTGGAAGAGTACGTAGCGAGGGGCCCTGACACCGCCAGGGTGGGCACGGTGGGGCTCGGGACCAAGGCATTCCCTGCCGCTTCCACTCAGCATCGGGCTTGGCGGGAAGCCCTGCCTGGGATGGGGCACCTGCTGGGGGCACCTCCATCAGCCTCGTGGCCTGCAGGAGCGGTTTCCAGGGTCCACCTGCATTGCATCCCTGAGCCGCCATGCtgggccctcctcctcctccggccACCTGGAGGCTCGGGACACATCACCTGAGTTTCCCAGCCGACACCACAGTCCTAGCAGCCTCCCAGCCAGTTGTCCTTAGCAAGGTTTAAAAAGGGGGTGTGGGGGCGCTGGGATGGGAAGAGACGGGAGCACGTTAGACACAGCTGAGTCAGGTGAGAGCCCAGGGTTCTCGCAGGAAAGATGCGTGGCCGCCCCCCACGTTGTATGCAGCTTCGGTGCGGGGACCATACCAGTCAGGACCCAGCTGGGAGGGGCCGGCTTCCGTGGGGGTGCCTCAGTGCTGGCTGTCTGAGCGCCGGCCCTGCCCCGCCTCTGCAGACCCTTAGGGCACCTGTGGGCAGAAGCCGCGGCctgaaacaccccccccccccccaggttgcAGAGGATCATTCACCGCAATGACGGGGCCGAGAATTGCTGCACCGAGCGAGATGGCTGGTGCCTCCCCAAGACCAGTGATGACCTGAGGGACACGATGTCCCTCATGATCCGGCAGACCATCCGCTCCAAGAGGCCTGGTGAGAGCGCTCGGGGTGAAGGGGGCCTCGCTCTGGGACACAGCAAGTATCCCTAAAGGCCCTGCTCCCTAAGAAATTACACCCAAGTAGAATCGTCCCTCCGGGGGCCAGATcccccaggctgcctgcctctccctgggTGGGAGTCCTGCCGCTCAGCCCTGGGGGTCCAAGGCAGGAGACCAGCCCGCTTTGTGCCCACCACCTTCCAGCTGTTGGTGGGCATGTCCGGCCTGTCTTGCCCCGGAAAGCAGGGGcagcagttggggggggggggggcctgtcACCCCACGTGGCCTGGCCCTTTCCCAGGACCAGGCAGCCCTGGCCACTGGCCTGTGGTGGGGGGATGTGAGGAAAGGGGAGCACTTGCTGGTCTGCGTGTCTGATGAGGCCGGGGAAGCGTGAGTGAGAGGGCCCCTCCCACGGCTTCCTCCTGGACCCCGCCAGACTCCACGGAGCTGGCGGGAGTAGGGGCTCTCAGCCTCCTTTGGGACACGGCCCCATCTGAGAATCTGCTTGAGGCTCTGGACCCTCTCCCCAGAAAAAAGCACACAGCACGTCCTATACACTCTCGGGGTTCCTTGGACCCATGAAGCCACCAGCCTCCTTTGGGGAAGTGGTTATCAAAGCTCTTGGCTTCCGTATTCCCTGAAGTGCTTGTTAGGCTGTAGACTGCCAGGCTCCCGGCCCTGCACTTCCCCAGGCAGCTTCTCCAGGGCCTGAGCCCAGACACCATCATTGTAAATAGGCCTCCTGCAAGCTGACTGCTGGTCTGGACGCTGGGCTGGCCGGCACCTCTCTCAGGCTGAGGCCAGCAGTAGCTGGTCTGGGGGCCACGCAGGAAGCCTGTGCTGGGATACACATGGCCTTGTCTCCTGGCCCCAGCTCTCTTCTCCAGCCCGGCCAAGGCCGACAGGGGGAAAGAGCCCCTGACGTTCGAGTCCGGGGAAGACGAGGAGgacgaggaagaggaggaggaggacttcAAGCCATCTGATGGCAGTGACAAcgagatggagacagagattcTGGACTACGTGTGACACAGCCCTACTGCAAGGCCGGGCCTCCTTGATCATGCAACACTGGTGACGGAGCCGGGACAAGCCGTGGCTCCCCAGTGCTGCCCACAGTAACCAGAGCGGCCCTAGGAGCCCCACCAGAGGAAAGCTGGGGGCCCGGCTCCGGGCGCTGCTGACCCTGGTCCTGCCCGTCTGCCTGTGACATCTGCTGCGTGGGGCTGCCCTCTGCCCCGGGTGCTTAGGGACATCCCCAGAGGGTGTGACCTGGCTTTACGCAGCCATGAGCCAGTCCAGGGTCCAGCAGCTGAGCAGGTGCCCAGCACCTCTCTCTGGCTGAGAACAGAAGCTGGGGGTGGAGATGATGTGGCCATGGAAGGGCGGTCCCGCCTTGGAGCTGATGACTGGTGACCAGCACGGAAGCTGGGCCGTGGTCACAGGTGGGTGAAGACTGTCCTTGCGTTTGGGTCCCATCCATTTAGGACCTAGCTGGAGTTGTTCTTATCAAATACACTTTCCCGAGGAGAAAGCGGTGTCTCTCTTGGGGTGTGGGAGCCAGAGGAGAGTTTCCTCTTGCAGGTTGGCTGAGAGCAGCTGGGAGCACCCCAGACGCCAGGTCCCAGAGGCCCTGCAGCCTCACTCATCCCTTACTGCTCTAGATGTGTTCTTGAGAAGTTCGCGGGCACACAGGCCCTGGTTGCGTCTCAGCTGCCTGCTGTGAAACCAGAGACCATGTAGGCATCTGGTGGGACAGAGCCTGCCCTCCCTCGGGAACACTCTCACCCACACCAGGGGGCAACTGTGCCACAGTCCCGCAGAGCAGCCTGAGCCAGAGATGAGCCCGGTCACCCCCTTCCTCAGCTGGCAGACTGGGCCACCTAGGGTGACAGGTCCCAGAGTCACATTAATTCTAAAGTCCGATGCCTCAGGCAAGCCCCAGTctgcccaggcccctggggaatgCCCTCGGGGGACAGATCAGGAGCCCCGGTGGCTCACAGTTGGCCTGAAGTGGCTAGTCTGGCCACCTGTCTTGTGGAGGGGGAGCTGGCCAGGCTGACCGCCCCTGGTGGCCCCGCTCCCTGCTGCTGTGGACCAGGAAGGGTCGCCTCCCCCATATTCAGTATAACTTCCTGTAGAGCAGGTTCTCGGAAGAGCTGGACAGAAGGCGTGGGTTAGCGAATCCCTGTCCTTGTGCGGGGCGGGGGCCTCAAGCTCTGTCCGCCCTTATCCTCACACTGCCCCGCTGAGCGAGCACGAGCCCCGGCCTGGCCTGCACAGCGCCTTCCtggtttccttcctccctccctccctcccacagctgcccacccctcccgcccctccccccctcccccccttctctaGCCTCTCGTCCACTCTCTGTCCCAAAAGATTTGGatctggcaggcaggcaggcaggcttgGTGGCAGCAGCAGGCACCCCGGTAGCGGGGCTGTGGCCTGCGTCCGGGGCGCCAGTCTGCAGAGCTGTTGGCCTGACGGGGCTCCGCTGGTCCCTGGCTCCTGAGTGCGCCCCCTCACTGGAGAGCGTTGTGCAGTGGGGCCTCAACATCCTTGGTGAGCCGTGACCCCAGGGGCAGCCGGACTCTAAGGCCCAGTCTCCGGCCTTGTCCTTGGTGGCCTACCTTTTCTAATAAGTAACCCTGGTGACCAGAGTCCTGCACAGCCACAGGAGAGAATAGTGGCTGCTTTTGCTGTCGCCCCTACTGTGCTCAGTtttctccctcccattctctctgactctgtcttGGCCTCTGCCCTTCTGCTGTCTGTCGGTTGGTCTCCATCTCTGCTTGGCTTTGCCCCAGGGTCTTTGTGTGGCCCATTTATGTGGCCAGAAAGCctggcttttccttttccttaaggAAGCCCTCGAGGCTGGGCCCGAGCCCCACTTCCCCCTTTCCCTTGTCCACCTGAGCCTCTTGTCTTCCCGTCCCAGGACTTGTACTGCACGTGAGGCCTCCCCCATACCCCGAGGGCAGGATCACCTGGGCGGCTCTGCGTCCCCACACTTGGCTCAGATTGCAGGCCCGGTGGGCCCTTGGTAACAAGGGTCAACCACACTGGCTGACCAGTGGCACCCAGCCATCTGTGTCACAGAAGTCACATGCCCAGTGCCCTACAAGCTCCCTCTGTTGAGCTGGCAGGCGGGCCATGGAGACCAAGCATGCCCATTTCTCTGAGGGCAGAACCAAGTCCTTGTAGATCAGTGAGCCAGAATGCAGGGCACTGTTCACCCAGGCAAGCCGATGACAGCCCGGCGACCTTCTGCCCTGTGCCATCTGCTTTTGCTCCCAGGTAGGCAGTGACCCGCACAGGTGCACTGCGGCACCAGGGCATCGGGGGCAGCCAGCCCTGGGAAAGACAACCTGTCCCTGcaccgtgtgtgtgcgtgtgtgtgtgtgcacacgtgtgacCTGCCGTGTGGCCTTGGCCCAGCCTGAGGCTAGTGGAAACAGCAGCTGTCTCCTGGCCCCAGGTACACTGCCTGGAGTGTGGccagcctggaggaaggggcagaggttgGAGGAGGGAAGAGTCTGTGGGCAGCTGCCAACTCGGACTCCCGGCCAGCTCCAACCCCATAAATACCCGCGGGCCAGAGGGGAGGGCCACATACAGGCTGGAGCacaccatggggcacctggggctgGTCGTCTTGGGCCTGACCTGCTGCTGGGCAGTAGTGAGTGCAGCAAAGGTAAGCGAGGGCCCAGCAGAGgggcccctctctcctctcactaAGCGAGACCTGGAAATGGGACAGGGCACAGCAGACGGAAGACAAGCAGGGTCACCGGCAGGAAGAGCCAGCCTGAGAAAGAGACCCCAACAATGAAAATGGCATTTCCTGGGCATTTCATGCTTCGTGTATATTCTCATTCATACGACAggctgccagataaaatacaggatgccaaATTAAATCTGAATGTCGTACAAACCGCGAAAAGGTTTTGGTGTGGGTATGTTCTGTGCGATGTTTGggatatacttttaaaaaaaaaagtcaatttaaaattcaaatgtaactgggaGTCCTCAGTTTATCTTTGCCGAGTCT encodes the following:
- the GTF3C5 gene encoding general transcription factor 3C polypeptide 5, whose translation is MAAAATAGADAGPGVAIPLDLRRERRMVCVEYPGVVRDVSKMLRTLGGEEGVSRIYADPTKRLELYFRPKDPYCHPVCANRFSTSSLLLRIRRKTRRPREVPGPEAHPKVTFDIETLGIISTVYKFQGMSDFQYLAVHTEAGGRHMSMYDKVLMLRPEKESFFHQELPLYIPPPIFSRLDTPVDYFYRPETQHREGYNNPPVSGENLIGLSRARRPHNAIFVNFEEDEVPTQPLEAAVQTWRKISTNPMDRKVEEELRKLFEIRPIWSRNAVKANISVHPDKLKVLLPFMAYYMITGPWRSLWIRYGYDPRKNPDAKIYQVLDFRIRCGMKYGYAPSDMPVKAKRSTYNYSLPITVKKMRKCLCAPCGPRLICPHRDAEEASPLVTMHDLKQGLGPSGMASTRKSTSNKYKLKDSVYVFREGALPPYRQMFYQLCDLNVEELQRIIHRNDGAENCCTERDGWCLPKTSDDLRDTMSLMIRQTIRSKRPALFSSPAKADRGKEPLTFESGEDEEDEEEEEEDFKPSDGSDNEMETEILDYV